In one window of Episyrphus balteatus chromosome 3, idEpiBalt1.1, whole genome shotgun sequence DNA:
- the LOC129914304 gene encoding cytochrome c oxidase subunit NDUFA4, whose amino-acid sequence MQGIGWASLKKNPALLPLYFCVGCGALGATFYIIRLATRNPDVTWNRTSNPEPWQEYRNKQYKFYSPIRDYSKTESPAPKYE is encoded by the exons ATGCAAGGAATTGGTTGGGCCAGTTTAAAAAAGAATCCAGCT cttcttcCACTTTACTTTTGTGTTGGTTGTGGAGCCCTTGGAGCAACTTTCTACATCATCCGTTTGGCAACCAGGAATCCAGACGTAACATGGAACCGCACCAGCAACCCTGAACCATGGCAAGAGTACAGGAACAAGCAATACAAG ttctATTCCCCAATCAGGGATTACAGCAAGACCGAAAGTCCTGCACCCAAATACGAGTAG
- the LOC129913893 gene encoding protein UXT homolog produces MMDKVSKENIESYINDTLKEEIKRLDQYIQAYNEEIMEFVQLKNSIEALQKKGGEKLKTQMNIGGRCFMKAEVQNTDKIIIDVGKSCFVEFTMVEAIKFLNFKITVLTKECQVIRDESIKQRSNVKLTMVLS; encoded by the coding sequence ATGATGGATAaagtatcaaaagaaaatatagaATCATATATAAATGATACCCtcaaagaagaaataaaacgtCTCGATCAGTACATTCAAGCGTATAATGAGGAAATTATGGAATTTGTTCAACTAAAGAACTCGATTGAAGCATTACAAAAAAAGGGTGGCGAAAAATTGAAGACACAAATGAATATTGGCGGTAGATGTTTTATGAAAGCTGAAGTACAAAATACGgataaaataattattgatGTGGGAAAATCTTGCTTTGTCGAATTTACAATGGTAGAAGCtatcaaatttttgaacttcaaaattaCTGTTCTTACAAAAGAGTGCCAAGTAATACGAGATGAAAGTATTAAACAACGGTCCAATGTCAAACTTACTATGGTTTTATCCTAG
- the LOC129913892 gene encoding mediator of RNA polymerase II transcription subunit 28, giving the protein MASSSNENGNLMDEFEEAFQSCLHALTKQESNTGNNKEEIDLEVQKTTNKFIDVARQMEAFFLQKRFLVSTLKPDMLIKDENLELRNEITRKEALINKHYNRLEEWKNCLSDIQQQQGYNKPPIPGQGEIRPGQQMGYMNPMPPNMPVQMGMTQNQLQQQHMQSQLQQQQKMMQAQQMQQMQQNYGKMNKSMK; this is encoded by the coding sequence ATGGCATCATCTTCCAATGAAAATGGCAACCTTATGGATGAATTCGAAGAAGCTTTCCAATCGTGCTTGCATGCACTAACCAAACAAGAATCAAATACTGGCAACAATAAAGAAGAAATCGATCTAGAAGTTCAAAAgacaacaaacaaatttattgatGTTGCCCGACAGATGGAAGCATTCTTTCTGCAAAAACGATTCCTGGTCTCAACTCTCAAGCCAGACATGCTTATCAAAGATGAGAATTTAGAGTTGCGGAATGAAATTACACGAAAGGAAGCATTAATCAATAAACACTATAATCGATTGGAGGAATGGAAGAATTGTTTGTCGGACATTCAGCAACAACAGGGCTATAATAAACCACCAATACCGGGTCAGGGTGAAATTAGGCCCGGACAACAAATGGGCTACATGAATCCTATGCCACCCAATATGCCAGTGCAAATGGGAATGACACAAAATCAATTGCAACAACAGCACATGCAATCACAATTGCAACAACAGCAGAAAATGATGCAGGCCCAACAGATGCAGCAAATGCAACAGAACTACGGAAAGATGAATAAGTCTATGAAATGA